A single region of the Sorghum bicolor cultivar BTx623 chromosome 9, Sorghum_bicolor_NCBIv3, whole genome shotgun sequence genome encodes:
- the LOC8080059 gene encoding glyoxysomal processing protease, glyoxysomal isoform X2 codes for METQEIAAAARHFSAMARIVGPDPKAVKMRRHAFHLHHSGSTTLSASALLLPRGALAEPPPLLDHICAVHGHVAGDVALTAASLVEPFLVAEQRNNSGEELQPRLVPEVRLDVLVEVDVPTAADSALSLLRHEEFIRRPTWDVGWSLADANQKQVENDTRCSLKSNRNNASIESVDPLMLSKSATRIAILGISTFNSNDARCINVSVMQQRGDPLLIVGSPFGLMSPFHFFNSISVGAVANCLPPCTVRSSLLMADIHCLPGMEGAPVFDRNSCLVGLLMNPLRQKGSNIEVQLVITWDAICMEWNSKKLDEIGRAPRELPNGKNTDSKSMELRHGYNYGRFVSSMVNKINQHCISPPLLREAISAVVLVTVSDTSWASGIVLNKRGLVLTNAHLLEPWRFGRTSPSDLQASFTGEHLNAGENKSSQPEGKFSNEDAVNHNVSLFNLGFKREKRISVRLDHAERQIWCNASVVFISKGPLDVALLQIDKVPIELNTIRPEFVCPTAGSSVYVVGHGLFGPRSGLSSSLSSGVVSKVVQIPSNQLSHLASALETDNMDIPVMLQTTAAVHPGASGGVLVNSHGLMVGIITSNAKHGGGSTIPHLNFSIPCKLLVALFKYSAIGKLVILEQLDKPNEVLSSVWALAPSSSPFVSSSPEKGKEEKVLEFSKFLSDKQQALKSTADLKELFRYKTPSKI; via the exons ATGGAGACCCAGGAGATCGCCGCGGCAGCGCGCCACTTCTCCGCCATGGCTCGAATCGTCGGTCCG GACCCCAAGGCCGTGAAGATGCGCCGCCACGCCTTCCACCTCCACCA TTCGGGGTCCACCACGCTCTCGGCGTCGGCTCTGCTCTTGCCGCGGGGCGCCCTGGCTGAGCCGCCGCCACTTCTCGACCATATCTGCGCGGTCCACGGGCACGTGGCAGGAGACGTCGCGCTCACGGCTGCTTCCCTCGTCGAGCCGTTCCTGGTCGCGGAGCAGCGGAATAACTCCGGCGAG GAGCTTCAGCCGAGGTTGGTTCCGGAGGTGCGTCTTGATGTACTTGTTGAG GTTGATGTTCCAACAGCTGCTGATTCTGCTTTATCCTTACTGAGACATGAAGAGTTCATCAGAAGACCAACATGGGATGTAGGCTGGTCATTGGCTGATGCTAATCAGAAACAG GTTGAAAATGATACCAGATGTTCCCTCAAGTCTAACAGGAATAATGCATCTATTGAATCAGTAGACCCATTGATGTTGTCCAAGTCTGCCACAAGAATTGCTATTCTAGGAATTTCAACCTTCAACTCAAAT GATGCAAGATGTATCAATGTTTCAGTGATGCAACAACGAGGGGACCCTTTGCTTATTGTAGGATCTCCATTTGGCCTCATGTCACCCTTCCATTTCTTCAACAG TATATCAGTTGGTGCTGTTGCGAATTGCCTTCCTCCATGCACTGTGAGGAGCTCATTGCTGATGGCTGACATCCACTGTCTCCCTG GCATGGAAGGTGCTCCAGTGTTTGACCGAAATTCTTGCCTTGTGGGGCTGCTGATGAACCCATTAAGACAGAAAGGCAGCAATATAGAAGTTCAG CTTGTGATTACATGGGATGCAATATGCATGGAATGGAACAGCAAAAAACTGGACGAAATTGGACGTGCCCCAAGAGAACTACCTAATGGCAAAAATACGGATAGTAAATCTATGGAATTACGGCATGGATACAACTATGGGAGGTTTGTCTCTTCTATGGTCAACAAAATTAATCAGCATTGCATATCACCCCCTTTGCTCAGAGAGGCTATATCTGCAGTTGTTCTTGTCACGGTTAGTGATACATCTTGGGCTTCAGGGATTGTTCTGAACAAAAGGGGTTTAGTTCTGACAAATGCTCATCTCTTGGAACCTTGGAGATTTGGGAGAACTTCACCCTCAGATTTACAAGCCTCATTCACTGGAGAACATCTCAATGCTGGAGAAAACAAATCATCGCAGCCAGAAggcaaattttccaatgaagaTGCTGTCAATCATAATGTTTCATTGTTTAACTTGGGTTtcaaaagagagaagagaatatCTGTTCGTTTGGACCATGCAGAGAGACAGATATGGTGCAATGCTAGCGTGGTTTTCATCTCAAAGGGTCCACTTGATGTTGCATTGCTTCAAATAGATAAGGTTCCAATTGAATTAAATACAATCAGACCAGAATTTGTTTGTCCAACAGCAGGGTCATCTGTTTATGTTGTTGGGCATGGCCTTTTTGGACCCCGATCAG GCCTATCCTCTTCTCTATCCTCGGGGGTTGTGTCAAAGGTTGTCCAAATCCCATCAAATCAACTTTCTCATCTGGCCAGTGCTCTGGAGACTGACAATATGGACATACCAGTAATGCTGCAGACAACAGCAGCAGTTCATCCAGGGGCCAGTGGTGGCGTTCTTGTTAATTCACATGGGCTAATGGTTGGGATAATAACAAG tAATGCTAAGCATGGTGGTGGAAGCACAATACCTCATCTGAATTTCAGCATCCCCTGCAAATTACTGGTTGCGCTCTTCAAGTATTCAG CAATTGGAAAGCTCGTGATTTTGGAGCAGTTGGACAAACCAAATGAAGTGCTCTCGTCAGTTTGGGCTTTGGCACCATCATCATCCCCATTTGTCAGCAGCTCCCCAGAAAAAGGCAAAGAGGAAAAGGTCTTGGAGTTCTCTAAGTTTCTTAGTGATAAGCAACAAGCTCTGAAATCTACTGCAGATCTGAAGGAACTCTTTAGGTACAAGACTCCCAGCAAAATATAG
- the LOC8064197 gene encoding glycine-rich protein 2 has translation MALPPCRASVLLLVALALAATMVFSSADAVPAPAALEAAQEAAAADGAQAQAPTGSDDAMPVEHVVVVDKRGGGGGGGRGGGGGGEGGGSVGGSRGWGFGGAGYHGHGHKSAASSGRDGAWKVGVAASVLGAAAWLL, from the coding sequence ATGGCTCTCCCGCCGTGCCGCGCCAGCGTGCTCCTGCTCGTTGCCCTCGCGCTGGCGGCGACGATGGTCTTCAGCTCCGCCGACGCGGTCCCAGCCCCCGCGGCCCTTGAGGCGGCTCAGGAAGCCGCGGCGGCTGACGGGGCACAGGCACAGGCCCCCACAGGCAGCGACGATGCCATGCCGGTCGAGCATGTCGTCGTCGTTGACAAGCGCGGtggtggaggcggcggcggccgtggtGGCGGAGGAGGCGGAGAAGGTGGAGGTTCCGTCGGCGGCTCAAGAGGCTGGGGCTTTGGAGGCGCTGGGTACCACGGTCACGGCCACAAGTCGGCGGCCTCCAGTGGCCGCGATGGCGCCTGGAAGGTGGGCGTCGCCGCCTCGGTTCTGGGCGCCGCCGCCTGGCTGCTGTAG
- the LOC8064194 gene encoding putative glycine-rich cell wall structural protein 1 — MAVRRTWLLCALLLLLLLCASAQFQGAICGGGGGGGRGGGGGAGASEEGGEGGTGGGEGTSEDGGGYGWGWLGIPDGTAAAAGPVPDESDARCPGAWRVYGVGAVLVAAAALVW, encoded by the coding sequence ATGGCAGTCAGGAGGACGTGGCTGCTCTGcgcgttgttgttgttgttgttgctctgCGCGTCCGCGCAATTCCAGGGCGCTATCtgcggcggtggaggtggtggtgggaGAGGAGGCGGTGGCGGTGCTGGCGCCAGTGAAGAAGGTGGAGAAGGAGGGACCGGCGGCGGAGAAGGCACCAGTGAAGACGGAGGAGGGTACGGCTGGGGCTGGCTGGGGATTCCTGACGGGACGGCCGCTGCCGCCGGACCGGTACCCGATGAGAGCGACGCACGTTGCCCCGGCGCATGGAGAGTCTACGGCGTCGGTGCCGTCCTGGTGGCCGCTGCTGCGCTCGTCTGGTGA
- the LOC8080060 gene encoding glycine-rich cell wall structural protein 2 encodes MTMRRGTRPLCALALALLCVAAHFQGASCRSGRGSGARGEGGASFGRKGGGGGGGGGGSGGRRGGAGGGSARTAAASGASNINGRRSAAAAGVSGGHGGAWKVAGALAAAAIIAV; translated from the coding sequence atGACCATGAGACGCGGAACGAGGCCGCTATGCGCGCTGGCGCTGGCGCTGCTCTGCGTGGCGGCGCACTTCCAGGGCGCTTCCTGCCGGAGCGGCCGCGGCAGCGGGGCAAGAGGCGAAGGCGGTGCTAGCTTCGGAAGAAAGggtggcggaggcggaggcggaggcgggggCTCCGGCGGAAGGAGGGGCGgagccggcggcggcagcgcgaGGACCGCCGCTGCCTCGGGAGCGTCGAACATCAACGGGCGCCGCAGCGCCGCGGCGGCTGGCGTGAGCGGCGGCCATGGTGGAGCGTGGAAGGTGGCGGGCGCCCTCGCCGCGGCGGCGATCATCGCCGTCTGA
- the LOC8080059 gene encoding glyoxysomal processing protease, glyoxysomal isoform X3 codes for MVDVPTAADSALSLLRHEEFIRRPTWDVGWSLADANQKQVENDTRCSLKSNRNNASIESVDPLMLSKSATRIAILGISTFNSNDARCINVSVMQQRGDPLLIVGSPFGLMSPFHFFNSISVGAVANCLPPCTVRSSLLMADIHCLPGMEGAPVFDRNSCLVGLLMNPLRQKGSNIEVQLVITWDAICMEWNSKKLDEIGRAPRELPNGKNTDSKSMELRHGYNYGRFVSSMVNKINQHCISPPLLREAISAVVLVTVSDTSWASGIVLNKRGLVLTNAHLLEPWRFGRTSPSDLQASFTGEHLNAGENKSSQPEGKFSNEDAVNHNVSLFNLGFKREKRISVRLDHAERQIWCNASVVFISKGPLDVALLQIDKVPIELNTIRPEFVCPTAGSSVYVVGHGLFGPRSGLSSSLSSGVVSKVVQIPSNQLSHLASALETDNMDIPVMLQTTAAVHPGASGGVLVNSHGLMVGIITSNAKHGGGSTIPHLNFSIPCKLLVALFKYSAIGKLVILEQLDKPNEVLSSVWALAPSSSPFVSSSPEKGKEEKVLEFSKFLSDKQQALKSTADLKELFRYKTPSKI; via the exons ATG GTTGATGTTCCAACAGCTGCTGATTCTGCTTTATCCTTACTGAGACATGAAGAGTTCATCAGAAGACCAACATGGGATGTAGGCTGGTCATTGGCTGATGCTAATCAGAAACAG GTTGAAAATGATACCAGATGTTCCCTCAAGTCTAACAGGAATAATGCATCTATTGAATCAGTAGACCCATTGATGTTGTCCAAGTCTGCCACAAGAATTGCTATTCTAGGAATTTCAACCTTCAACTCAAAT GATGCAAGATGTATCAATGTTTCAGTGATGCAACAACGAGGGGACCCTTTGCTTATTGTAGGATCTCCATTTGGCCTCATGTCACCCTTCCATTTCTTCAACAG TATATCAGTTGGTGCTGTTGCGAATTGCCTTCCTCCATGCACTGTGAGGAGCTCATTGCTGATGGCTGACATCCACTGTCTCCCTG GCATGGAAGGTGCTCCAGTGTTTGACCGAAATTCTTGCCTTGTGGGGCTGCTGATGAACCCATTAAGACAGAAAGGCAGCAATATAGAAGTTCAG CTTGTGATTACATGGGATGCAATATGCATGGAATGGAACAGCAAAAAACTGGACGAAATTGGACGTGCCCCAAGAGAACTACCTAATGGCAAAAATACGGATAGTAAATCTATGGAATTACGGCATGGATACAACTATGGGAGGTTTGTCTCTTCTATGGTCAACAAAATTAATCAGCATTGCATATCACCCCCTTTGCTCAGAGAGGCTATATCTGCAGTTGTTCTTGTCACGGTTAGTGATACATCTTGGGCTTCAGGGATTGTTCTGAACAAAAGGGGTTTAGTTCTGACAAATGCTCATCTCTTGGAACCTTGGAGATTTGGGAGAACTTCACCCTCAGATTTACAAGCCTCATTCACTGGAGAACATCTCAATGCTGGAGAAAACAAATCATCGCAGCCAGAAggcaaattttccaatgaagaTGCTGTCAATCATAATGTTTCATTGTTTAACTTGGGTTtcaaaagagagaagagaatatCTGTTCGTTTGGACCATGCAGAGAGACAGATATGGTGCAATGCTAGCGTGGTTTTCATCTCAAAGGGTCCACTTGATGTTGCATTGCTTCAAATAGATAAGGTTCCAATTGAATTAAATACAATCAGACCAGAATTTGTTTGTCCAACAGCAGGGTCATCTGTTTATGTTGTTGGGCATGGCCTTTTTGGACCCCGATCAG GCCTATCCTCTTCTCTATCCTCGGGGGTTGTGTCAAAGGTTGTCCAAATCCCATCAAATCAACTTTCTCATCTGGCCAGTGCTCTGGAGACTGACAATATGGACATACCAGTAATGCTGCAGACAACAGCAGCAGTTCATCCAGGGGCCAGTGGTGGCGTTCTTGTTAATTCACATGGGCTAATGGTTGGGATAATAACAAG tAATGCTAAGCATGGTGGTGGAAGCACAATACCTCATCTGAATTTCAGCATCCCCTGCAAATTACTGGTTGCGCTCTTCAAGTATTCAG CAATTGGAAAGCTCGTGATTTTGGAGCAGTTGGACAAACCAAATGAAGTGCTCTCGTCAGTTTGGGCTTTGGCACCATCATCATCCCCATTTGTCAGCAGCTCCCCAGAAAAAGGCAAAGAGGAAAAGGTCTTGGAGTTCTCTAAGTTTCTTAGTGATAAGCAACAAGCTCTGAAATCTACTGCAGATCTGAAGGAACTCTTTAGGTACAAGACTCCCAGCAAAATATAG
- the LOC110430477 gene encoding glycine-rich cell wall structural protein 2-like: MALPPRRAGVLLLVALALAAIVFSSADAARVPKALEVQEASAADGRQAQAPTGSDDDAMPVEHVVVVDKRGGGHGGGEGGGGHGDAGEGGGHGGEEGEGSRGFGGVGYHGYGSGRGPNSASSGRVDGVWKVGVAASVLGAAAWLL, from the coding sequence ATGGCTctcccgccgcgccgcgccggcgTGCTCCTCCTCGTTGCCCTCGCGCTCGCGGCGATCGTCTTCAGCTCCGCCGACGCGGCCCGAGTTCCAAAGGCCCTTGAGGTCCAGGAAGCCTCGGCGGCTGACGGACGACAGGCACAAGCTCCCACAGGCAGCGACGACGACGCCATGCCGGTCGAGCATGTCGTCGTGGTCGACAAGCGCGGCGGTGGTCATGGCGGCGGCGAAGGAGGCGGTGGTCATGGCGACGCAGGAGAAGGCGGCGGTCATGGCGGCGAAGAAGGTGAAGGATCAAGAGGCTTTGGAGGCGTCGGGTACCACGGGTACGGGAGTGGCCGGGGCCCCAATTCGGCGTCCAGTGGCCGCGTCGATGGCGTCTGGAAGGTGGGCGTCGCCGCCTCGGTTCTGGGCGCCGCTGCCTGGCTGCTGTAG
- the LOC8080059 gene encoding glyoxysomal processing protease, glyoxysomal isoform X1: METQEIAAAARHFSAMARIVGPDPKAVKMRRHAFHLHHSGSTTLSASALLLPRGALAEPPPLLDHICAVHGHVAGDVALTAASLVEPFLVAEQRNNSGEELQPRLVPEVRLDVLVEQGSAQDGKSGPPRWLPARLLAMVDVPTAADSALSLLRHEEFIRRPTWDVGWSLADANQKQVENDTRCSLKSNRNNASIESVDPLMLSKSATRIAILGISTFNSNDARCINVSVMQQRGDPLLIVGSPFGLMSPFHFFNSISVGAVANCLPPCTVRSSLLMADIHCLPGMEGAPVFDRNSCLVGLLMNPLRQKGSNIEVQLVITWDAICMEWNSKKLDEIGRAPRELPNGKNTDSKSMELRHGYNYGRFVSSMVNKINQHCISPPLLREAISAVVLVTVSDTSWASGIVLNKRGLVLTNAHLLEPWRFGRTSPSDLQASFTGEHLNAGENKSSQPEGKFSNEDAVNHNVSLFNLGFKREKRISVRLDHAERQIWCNASVVFISKGPLDVALLQIDKVPIELNTIRPEFVCPTAGSSVYVVGHGLFGPRSGLSSSLSSGVVSKVVQIPSNQLSHLASALETDNMDIPVMLQTTAAVHPGASGGVLVNSHGLMVGIITSNAKHGGGSTIPHLNFSIPCKLLVALFKYSAIGKLVILEQLDKPNEVLSSVWALAPSSSPFVSSSPEKGKEEKVLEFSKFLSDKQQALKSTADLKELFRYKTPSKI; this comes from the exons ATGGAGACCCAGGAGATCGCCGCGGCAGCGCGCCACTTCTCCGCCATGGCTCGAATCGTCGGTCCG GACCCCAAGGCCGTGAAGATGCGCCGCCACGCCTTCCACCTCCACCA TTCGGGGTCCACCACGCTCTCGGCGTCGGCTCTGCTCTTGCCGCGGGGCGCCCTGGCTGAGCCGCCGCCACTTCTCGACCATATCTGCGCGGTCCACGGGCACGTGGCAGGAGACGTCGCGCTCACGGCTGCTTCCCTCGTCGAGCCGTTCCTGGTCGCGGAGCAGCGGAATAACTCCGGCGAG GAGCTTCAGCCGAGGTTGGTTCCGGAGGTGCGTCTTGATGTACTTGTTGAG CAAGGGAGCGCTCAAGATGGGAAGTCTGGACCTCCACGGTGGCTTCCAGCTCGATTGCTTGCCATG GTTGATGTTCCAACAGCTGCTGATTCTGCTTTATCCTTACTGAGACATGAAGAGTTCATCAGAAGACCAACATGGGATGTAGGCTGGTCATTGGCTGATGCTAATCAGAAACAG GTTGAAAATGATACCAGATGTTCCCTCAAGTCTAACAGGAATAATGCATCTATTGAATCAGTAGACCCATTGATGTTGTCCAAGTCTGCCACAAGAATTGCTATTCTAGGAATTTCAACCTTCAACTCAAAT GATGCAAGATGTATCAATGTTTCAGTGATGCAACAACGAGGGGACCCTTTGCTTATTGTAGGATCTCCATTTGGCCTCATGTCACCCTTCCATTTCTTCAACAG TATATCAGTTGGTGCTGTTGCGAATTGCCTTCCTCCATGCACTGTGAGGAGCTCATTGCTGATGGCTGACATCCACTGTCTCCCTG GCATGGAAGGTGCTCCAGTGTTTGACCGAAATTCTTGCCTTGTGGGGCTGCTGATGAACCCATTAAGACAGAAAGGCAGCAATATAGAAGTTCAG CTTGTGATTACATGGGATGCAATATGCATGGAATGGAACAGCAAAAAACTGGACGAAATTGGACGTGCCCCAAGAGAACTACCTAATGGCAAAAATACGGATAGTAAATCTATGGAATTACGGCATGGATACAACTATGGGAGGTTTGTCTCTTCTATGGTCAACAAAATTAATCAGCATTGCATATCACCCCCTTTGCTCAGAGAGGCTATATCTGCAGTTGTTCTTGTCACGGTTAGTGATACATCTTGGGCTTCAGGGATTGTTCTGAACAAAAGGGGTTTAGTTCTGACAAATGCTCATCTCTTGGAACCTTGGAGATTTGGGAGAACTTCACCCTCAGATTTACAAGCCTCATTCACTGGAGAACATCTCAATGCTGGAGAAAACAAATCATCGCAGCCAGAAggcaaattttccaatgaagaTGCTGTCAATCATAATGTTTCATTGTTTAACTTGGGTTtcaaaagagagaagagaatatCTGTTCGTTTGGACCATGCAGAGAGACAGATATGGTGCAATGCTAGCGTGGTTTTCATCTCAAAGGGTCCACTTGATGTTGCATTGCTTCAAATAGATAAGGTTCCAATTGAATTAAATACAATCAGACCAGAATTTGTTTGTCCAACAGCAGGGTCATCTGTTTATGTTGTTGGGCATGGCCTTTTTGGACCCCGATCAG GCCTATCCTCTTCTCTATCCTCGGGGGTTGTGTCAAAGGTTGTCCAAATCCCATCAAATCAACTTTCTCATCTGGCCAGTGCTCTGGAGACTGACAATATGGACATACCAGTAATGCTGCAGACAACAGCAGCAGTTCATCCAGGGGCCAGTGGTGGCGTTCTTGTTAATTCACATGGGCTAATGGTTGGGATAATAACAAG tAATGCTAAGCATGGTGGTGGAAGCACAATACCTCATCTGAATTTCAGCATCCCCTGCAAATTACTGGTTGCGCTCTTCAAGTATTCAG CAATTGGAAAGCTCGTGATTTTGGAGCAGTTGGACAAACCAAATGAAGTGCTCTCGTCAGTTTGGGCTTTGGCACCATCATCATCCCCATTTGTCAGCAGCTCCCCAGAAAAAGGCAAAGAGGAAAAGGTCTTGGAGTTCTCTAAGTTTCTTAGTGATAAGCAACAAGCTCTGAAATCTACTGCAGATCTGAAGGAACTCTTTAGGTACAAGACTCCCAGCAAAATATAG